The Sesamum indicum cultivar Zhongzhi No. 13 linkage group LG9, S_indicum_v1.0, whole genome shotgun sequence genome segment GTCTAATTGCAACAGTAGCATGAAATGTTCGGCTGATTATTATAAGCTGAAAATGCTGCAGTTTGTTCATGTGCCCATTGcgtttctctcttttctttttttacaccATAAGGTCTTCCTGGTGGCACCGGCGGCTGCTATCAGAGTCATCTTACATTCCTCAAAACAATAATTTGGGCTTTTTGTTGTTCATTCTAAGTGAATCCAAGATGTTTTGGTGCTTATAAACACATGAAGAACCACAATGCTTATAAGCATCTAATGTTTACCAATCCGGAATTGGTTTGTTGGTGCACGGGCGTTCTGTTTGACTGGAACTTCGCTGGTTTGTTGGTGCCCATTTGTTGGTGCACGGCGTTCTGTTTGACTGGAACTTTGCTGGTTTGTTGGTGCCCATTTGTTGGTGCACGGCGTTCTGTTTGACTGGAACTTCGCTTTCGTTATTAAGTTCTCTCAGGGGAAATGTTTTCGGTGAGATGACTTCATCTGAGGATACAAGGATTGGTGTGTATCCTGGATGATTTGTTCACATCTTTTTTCATCCCTTCATTATTGGATTCACATGTTCGTGGATGTTCTTATTTGTATCATATAAGGTTCATTTGTTAATACTCTCTATTGCTTGGCCTGAAATGCAGAAGAGAacgaattatttttcttaaacagCCGTCTTCTAGGAGAAGACTTGTGGTGCAGTCATAGCCGTGTAAAGAGTTGAATACATGACGGACGTACGTCaactaaacttatttaaaatatctttttatatattttataagatacttttataaaaacttgtaagatgttagattttaatttaaaaataaaaacataaagaaaaagtgtgtagtaaaagtaaaaaacgAAACTTATAAGTTGTTTGAAGTAGTGATTTTGTAAGtaatatgattgaaattaATGAGCTTGTTAATGTGTGGAAACTTCTTAGAATGAGTTTACAATCTCtgtttacaaaaatattattgaatacttttcaataaattataaattctttctttAACATGTTATATGATGTTTTGAAGAATTAATAGACTCATTAAACACGCTCTAAATATCAAAGCCCATCCTAAGAAGTAGACTCCTAAATATTATGATCCAACAAAAAGGCCCAAATCTCTCCCTCAAAATGGGCTTCTACTATCATTTCTCTCTTATCACATAATCTAAAACCACAATTCGTCTTTGCTCGTTTTTGGTTTCCAATTGCCTCTCCACTCTTCACTCCCTGAGCATCCTCATACCCTACCCATCGCCGACGATGCCGCCGAAGTTTGATCCCACTCAGGTTGTCGACGTGTTCGTCCGGGTCACCGGCGGAGAAGTCGGTGCTGCCAGTTCTCTCGCCCCTAAGATCGGTCCGCTCGGTCTATCGCCCAAGAAAATTGGTGAAGACATTGCCAAGGAAACCGCCAAGGATTGGAAGGGCCTCCGCGTCACTGTCAAGCTCACCGTCCAAAACCGTCAGGCTAAGGTGACCGTTGTGCCCTCCGCCGCCGCTTTAGTCATCAAGGCACTCAAGGAGCCGGAGCGCGACCGTAAGAAGACGAAGAACATCAAGCACAATGGCAATATCTCGCTTGATGATGTTATCGAGATTGCTAAGGTGATGAGGCCTCGCTCCATGGCTAAGGATTTGGCTGGTACGGTGAAGGAGATTCTCGGCACGTGTGTTTCTGTAGGGTGCACGGTGGATGGCAAGGACCCGAAGGATTTGCAGCAGGAGATTACCGATGGAGATGTGGAAGTTCCCCAAGATTGAGCTGAAGGTTAAGCATGgaatttgatttcaaatttcacacaatttttgtttttcattgtGTTTTAGTTACGAATGATTTTGAGGATGAACCTGTGATAAGGATTTTTGGGATGCATGGTGGAAAATCGAGAAACATGCTGTTACATTACAGTGTAAGTTGGAGATGCTTATTTTTCCAAGTAATTCTAGATTTAGTTTCATGTGCTATGGTTTTTGGATATGGCTTCTCTAATTAGGGAATTTGGTTACTGTGAACGATCATTAAGATCACATCTGGAGTTTGGTACTTGAGCAGGCGCTTGAAATCAGTTGATGAGTGTAGGAGTAAATTAGTTAGAACTCAGAACCATTTCTGCTCTTTGGACAAGTCCTGCTAAACTTGTAAGGACCACATGGTATAAGTGTAGACAGGTGCATGAAATGTTTGATAATTTGTGAACTGCAAATGGGGTCTATTATTGAGTCTATAGTCTCTTCTCTTTGGTTTTACATGGGAAGGTTTTACTGGTGGCCCTGGTAATTGCTATAAGTCTCATTTGTCATCCACTGAAACATGGTGAGGGGTTTGCATTTGTTCGCCTTATGTGAATTCTGAGTCGGGTAGGTAGCAAGCATGAGTAAAGTGTTTGGTGGATGGTGTAAATTAGGAGTAGAAAGACAAGCAGTCTAGATAACCAACTTTTGTTTGGTCAGCCGAAAAGGGTTATTAGTTACAGAACACCTGTTCTTTGGTAAAGTTTCAGTTTGCAGTTTCGTCTGATAAGATCATGTGACCATGTAACGTGGTGAGAAATTGGTGAATGTCTGAGATGATTTGTTCCCACCATTCATCTTCAAGTAATGAGTTATGTGTGAAtgtgaatttttctttcaacagtttcacatttttcatcatttttaggttaatttttatgagtttgCATTGTGCATGCACATTATTGCTCTGCATCTCAATGCGTTCTTTTATCCTTGATGAACTGTCTGTCCCCTGTGCCTGGGATATGATTGGTGCTTACAACTAGAATTAGTGGTACAGGGAGGTAATTTGAATTCTTGTTCAAATGTCAATATGGGTGCTCTGCTCCGCTCCTCATTCATATCTCTCGGTTGGTGCAAGTAGGGCAGAGTGATGTGGTGGTTTCTcgtcaaaattatttgataggGTAAGAATTGGGGGCGGCCAGGTTGTGGTATCtctgtaataataatatgtttttgcCAATTATTAGTGAccataaattgattattattagatGAAGGCCATTAAGCAAACACCTTGGGCAATAGGAGAGGAGGATGCGTTAGAAAACATGAATAGTGAAAGTTTCTTTGGTACTTAATTGATTCAACAACCATTATACAACCTGCATGCCGGCTGGATGGATAATTAAAGCTTTGATCATagtaaaaattggaaaaaaaagataagaatCCAGGATTATAGATAGGAAGCAGTCTTTTACTTCCTAATGACAGGAACAACATCCAGTTACACTCACCTTTATCATTAACATTGTTTGATGTAAATGCAATAAATCGGAAAAATACTAACTGAGGCCCAATCTCAAGCCCAATTTTGAGTCCTCATGGAAAAGAAGCCCAAATCTTCAGAAAGCCTTTTTGTTGGGCCTCTCAGGACTCACTCTCAGCTGACACTTAAAACCCTACCTTACATccctcgctctctctctctctttgttgGTTTGCAGTTGCACTGTCCTTCCCCTAATCACTCTCTCCAACACGACCAACAATGCCGCCCAAGTTCGATCCCACCCAGGTCGTTGACGTTTACGTCCGAGTCACCGGCGGAGAAGTAGGTGCCGCCAGTTCCCTGGCCCCTAAGATCGGTCCCCTCGGTCTCTCCCCTAAAAAAATCGGTGAAGACATCGCCAAGGAGACCGCCAAGGATTGGAAGGGCCTCCGTGTCACTGTCAAGCTCACCGTCCAAAACCGTCAGGCCAAGGTTACCGTCGTTCCCTCCGCCGCCGCTTTAGTCATCAAGGCACTCAAGGAGCCGGAGCGCGATCGTAAGAAGACCAAGAACATCAAGCACAATGGCAATATCTCGCTTGATGATGTAATCGAGATTGCTAAGGTGATGAGCCCTCGCTCCATGGCTAAGGATTTGGCTGGTACCGTGAAGGAGATTCTCGGCACGTGTGTTTCTGTTGGGTGCACGGTGGATGGCAAGGACCCAAAGGATTTGCAGCAGGAGATTACCGATGGAGATGTGGAAATCCCCCAAGATTGAGCTCAAGGTTAAGCTAGGAATTTAGTTTCGAATCAAATTTcgtataatttttgttgtttattgtGTTTTAATTACCAACAGTTTTGAGGAGTAAACTGTTATGAGCGATTTTTTGATGCAACGTGGGAACATTAAGATGAAAGAGAAATGCTGTTAATGGTTAGTGCTGTTACATTATATTGTAGGTTGGAGATGTTTATCTTTTCATAAAActctagttttttttttcatgtggTACTAGGTATGGTTGCTTGTCTTCTGGTTTCTGATTAGACAATTTGTGCTTGATGCGGATTACAGTTTGGACTTTATCTTTTGCACTTTGATGTTGGAACAGGTTCTTAAAATCAGTTGAAGGGTGTACTCAAAAATAGCTTAGAAACTCAGGAACCGCTAAACTTATACCCGTAAAAGAACAGTGATGTCTATAAGCAACAGCTGCTTGAAATGTTTGTAAGATAATTATCAGCTGAAAATGGGATTCCATCATTGTGTCCATATTCCCTTCTGTTTTGTTTACCTAGAAGTGCTTGTTGGTGGCACAGGGGCCCGGTGGCTGCTCTAAGAGTCATTTGTCGACATTCTTGTTTGTTGGGGTGGCAGTTGCTCTAGCCTCTAAGAGTCATTTGACATCTTTTAAACAGCAATTTTGGATTTGCATTTATTTGCTTTTAGTGATCTGTGAGTCCTGTGCTCGTGAGGAACAAGCATGAATAGTCGGTGTACATTATAGGTAACAAGCCCTCTTGAACAAGCAACTCTTTGATTCTAAGGAAAATGGGCAACTTTTTGTTTCACCATCCcaaatatgttattaatttacagTCATCTTATTTTGGTAAGGCCACAGTTGTCAGTTTTCTTTGTTGAGATGTTTCATGTATGGAGAAGAGGGATTGGTGCATTGCTATGATTTGTTCCCATCATTCATCCGAGAATAATGATTATGTGTGAACGAGAAATTTTTTTCTCGAGAGGTTTACAACCCCACTTCTGTATTAATGTATGAACTTTTGTGCTTGCCCTCCTATTTCTAGAGAATATCATGTCTCATGCTACGTTATTCCTTTATAAACTACTGTTCCAGTCCTTGGCTTTGGATTGGTGTCCTGTATCACCAAAATTACTGCTACAAGGAGATATATACAATACCTTGAATAATTTTGTGTTGAAAATCTCCTCTTTAGGAACAGAGAGGTTCAGATGATTATTACTTGGTATGATGCCATTTCTAGTGATAAATCGCCAAATGATGTGTTTCTAATGAATTGCAGTAATGCATGTAGATTGTAGACCTTCAAtgttcatcaatttttatatgtttatgcTGCAACCCTTTCAAGTGCTTACACATTTTTTCAGAATTCTTGCACTGGCCGTTCTTAGTTGTGCTGGCGTCTTTCAACTATTGCAGTTTTCGTTTATATTACCCAGAAATAGGGTGATCAATGTCATCACCATTTCTTCACATGGGTTGCACAAAGCGGTTTGTGctctctttttgtttgttgatATACAGGAAGAACCGTGTACAGGTTGTGATATCCTGCAGTTAATGCTTTTTGCTAAAAGTCTATCCATGATTTTGGATgctgattttgaaaatttgaattttaagttGGGATAACTACAACGGTTAGCGTTTAGTACTGTTAGCTTCGGCTGGAAATTTGGTTGGCAATTAAGCAGAAAGCAAGTTAAGAGTGATGCTCCGTTAAGAAGTAGATCTTCCTGGTGTAGGATTGGCATATCTAGAAAGCATTTGATAGAAAAAAACACTATGATGCTCTCAGTCTCAGGCCTTCCTAGCCACTGTTAGACTTGGCTTCTTCATTGAAATGGAAGTGGAAGTGGACAATCAGGGCACGCAAACActttacaatttatatattttataatatatttttacttataaaatatcgcattttaatattaaaataaattttcaaagtgtttgaataaaatattaataatagtaacTTTTGTAAGTAATATGAATAGAATCGATGGAGATTGCTAATGGTTTAACAAATAAggtattttttaacaatagtttagaagttattttttttaaaaataaattattaaacaacATTTTGTTAACTTCTTATTTACATCTGATAGCAAGTTTTAGAAAAGTTATAAACTAACACTCTATATTGCTGAccatattgtatatatatatatatgttcattcATGTGATGTGAGGATCAAAACACTTAAAACTAGTTGCTAGCAACTGGTAGCGCGGGTTGAAgatttttatctaaatcaaatttgattgactttaaatcaattatatagcaaatatgatatatttgtcaagtgattaattactttatctaaataattagatttatcTTGTAAGTAGTTCAATCCTGGTTGTATTACGTGGGTcaacaaattcttgaaatggCACAATATAGTTCTGTGAGGAGATTGTGAAATGCAAGGTACAGACAAACAATAAATGCGAGCAGTCCTCGTAGGTAAGAATTCTTCGAAACATAACAACTACGTGTGAAGCATGCAACCCCCCTGATTGCGTAATAGAtagatacatacatacatgcatACAGACATACTCTTTCAAACTTATATAACCTTAATTTATACTCACCACAACAACAATTCTGGAGTTGATTAagctacaacatatatatgtgtatatatgatgAGAAACAAAGATTTGTACTTGTCGTTTGCGTCCTGTTGTTGGAATCTAGTTGCATGAAACACGCGTGGACATTCTCATTACCGTCAACCCCACTTCCAACAATTCTCCTCTCTCAATCCTTTTCTTCGTCTCCCGTTAGATATTTCCTCCCACCTAAGTTGTCTATTTAATGCCCTCTACCATCTACCCCCTCAAGTCACCGGATATATATTAAGCCTCATACATTAGTTATCTTACTCTCTCTTCTTGTCCGATTGATTATCAGTTGTTCATCGTACGTGTTTCTGGTCGAGGCCGGATTGCTTGGTTATATCGTTGTCTGCGAATGGCAAGAAAGATTGGAGGAGTGGAGCATTGCATGGAAACCGCCCCGTTGCCTCTGCTCTTCCCTAAGAAACCTTATTCGCATTCGCCTAAACTCGAGACCATCATAGAAGAAGAGAACGAAGATTTCCATCTGCCCTTCAACTGGTTCTTGCGAATTCtgtgttcttttctttcaggGTTGTCCAACAAACTGCTCAGAAAGAGAGTACTGGTTTGTACTTACTGAGATGGTTTTGAGTGCTTGTCAACGTGTCTTGAAccatatgtatgtatatatatagtagtaacagtagtagtagtagttcATGAGATGCATATATGATGATGGTGGTCAGTGgaaaatatgtaataagtTTGTCTTCCTTAAACGCGTCGACGGATTACCAGAAATTAAGTATGAGTTATGTaggaaacatatatatattgtcttaggatctatatatgttgtgtgtgtgcatggATGTAAAGATTTTGAGTGGAAGGGagtgtttgaaagaaatgattTCGATTTATACGGATATATAAATAGCTTAAGATGAGATCGTTTTAAGGCTTTGAAATCTCTGTTTTAAAATAtggaaattttcaaataaatctaaatCACTCATTATTAAGGATTTATAATCCCTTATTTTGATAAAgttggttttttctttttgttttgttttaacaaaataatttactaatattgGTTCACACATACAAATCATCTTCTTGTCTTGCAAACTCATGAggatatatttaatcaaataattagacttactttatatcaaaataaaacaattcttctctatatttcttttctttgcccaccatttttctttacttttctATGTTCTGTCTCTCAAttatcattcatttttcttgtcttgtaAAAGGATGCAACAATTAATCGCAAAAAAATATggttatatttggattgataaatttgattatttgattttttttcagcTTCCTCAATATAATTATGCGATAATATCTTCTatttcatcacaaaaaaaggTTTTTAATTCTGTCAGAATCCGCTAGCATTTTAAATTGTTACTGTCACTATAGTATTTTAAGTTGTTTTTACTGTTTACAATTGAAGATACACATTTAGTGGCAACAANNNNNNNNNNcaaagaaatatatataatattgcaaatccgcaaattatccctctatgggtaaagaaaaaagttattcttctgtgttttttaaaatgcaacaacttacttctttatatttttaagatgaAGCAATTTTCCTCCTTGTTAGAAAACTcaagggagtaaattgctaatattttttttcataaaggaataatttgttcatttataatatcataaaaaggtaaattgcattaaactctATTACTAATAACAATTTATGAGAATTTTTACTTGACATTCATATGTGTTaccattaataatattatcaactACGACCaaacaaatcaatataaaaactCTTGATTAACTACAACTAAAATCAATATGTATCGTaatgtttaataataattaatattttgatattactTATCGAAATTACagtcattaattattatgcaattgtaattaattatgaggttttaatttttattagaataattagacataaaaaaaatcatatttcttataaaagaagaaaacaagcattaattaataattcgctaaaaaagaaaaaaaaaggagaaagtaTTGTCGTTGGTTGTTATCTAAAAATTCAGatgcattaattaatgaaaagtttgaattgtaatacataattaagttaaaaaaaaaagtgtaggTATAAGAAATGAAGGAGAGGAGAGGGACAGGTGGTGCGGTTATAGCCA includes the following:
- the LOC105170300 gene encoding 60S ribosomal protein L12-like; the protein is MPPKFDPTQVVDVFVRVTGGEVGAASSLAPKIGPLGLSPKKIGEDIAKETAKDWKGLRVTVKLTVQNRQAKVTVVPSAAALVIKALKEPERDRKKTKNIKHNGNISLDDVIEIAKVMRPRSMAKDLAGTVKEILGTCVSVGCTVDGKDPKDLQQEITDGDVEVPQD
- the LOC105170299 gene encoding 60S ribosomal protein L12, giving the protein MPPKFDPTQVVDVYVRVTGGEVGAASSLAPKIGPLGLSPKKIGEDIAKETAKDWKGLRVTVKLTVQNRQAKVTVVPSAAALVIKALKEPERDRKKTKNIKHNGNISLDDVIEIAKVMSPRSMAKDLAGTVKEILGTCVSVGCTVDGKDPKDLQQEITDGDVEIPQD